In the Nerophis ophidion isolate RoL-2023_Sa linkage group LG01, RoL_Noph_v1.0, whole genome shotgun sequence genome, one interval contains:
- the LOC133549578 gene encoding gastrula zinc finger protein XlCGF8.2DB-like: protein MDDYCYAKMATSCQRESERESETSSKSPTEIKTEDEDVQQLIGHPEELPSQSGGSSTLKQTPYIKKEEEELWITQEGDYFLGLQEADLTKLPLTVVSVKTEDDEEKPQPDNFLAPLSENEAEDDVEEPLSSDTDCEDDMRTHTDNKYSEYAKKKGEKSLSCSFCDKSFTKKSSLTQHVRAHTGEKPFTCSVCGKGFARKSSLTQHMRTHTGEKPFDCSVCHKSFTTKCNLTQHKTIHTGEKAVSCSVCCKGFIKKSRLTEHMRTHTGEKPFCCSVCGRSFSIKRRLTQHMGTHRGQKTFNCSVCGKVLVSRQGLFRHMSIHTGEKPFHCSLCGKTFSRKSNLTQHMKTHTGEKTFSCSVCGKSYRHNADALTHIRTHKVQ, encoded by the exons atggacgactactgctatgctaagatggcgacgtcatgtcaaagagaaagtgaaagagaaTCAGAAACTTCCAGCAAATCACCAACGGAGATAAAGACGGAAGATGAAG ATGTTCAGCAGCTGATTGGTCATCCAGAAGAACTTCCCTctcagtcaggggggagctccactttgaagcagacaccctacattaaaaaggaagaggaggaactctggatcactcaggagggagattATTTTCTTGGATTGCAAGAAGCTGATCTCACCAAattgccactgactgttgtctctgtgaagactgaagacgatgaagagaaaccacaaccagacaacttcttagctccactatcagaaaATGAGGCTGAAGACGATGTTGAAgaacctttgagcagcgatacagactgtgaagatgatatgaggactcacaccGACAACAAATACTCTGAATACGCAAAGAAGAAAGGTGAAAAATCTTTGAGCTGCTCATTTTGTGATAAAAGCTTCACTAAAAAGAGCAGTTTGACTCAACATGTGAGAgctcacacaggagaaaaaccatttacttgttctgtttgtggtaaaggttttgcccGAAAGAGcagtttgactcaacacatgagaacgcacacaggagaaaaaccatttgATTGCTCAGTTTGCCATAAAAGCTTTACGACTAAGTGTAATTTGACCCAGCACAAGACGATCCACACAGGAGAAAAAGCCGTTAGTTGCTCAGTTTGTTGTAAAGGCTTTATCAAAAAGAGCcgtttgactgaacacatgagaacacacacaggtgaaaaaccattttgctgttcagtttgtggcaggAGCTTTTCTATTAAGAGACGTTTAACTCAACACATGGGGACACACAGAGggcaaaaaacatttaattgctcAGTGTGCGGTAAAGTCCTCGTGTCCAGACAGGGTTTATTTCGACACATGAGtatacacacaggtgaaaaaccgtTTCATTGTTCACTTTGTGGTAAAACATTTTCCCGGAAGAGCAATTTGACgcaacacatgaaaacacacacaggggaaaaaacaTTTAGTTGTTCCGTCTGCGGCAAAAGCTACCGCCACAATGCAGACGCATTGACACACATAAGAACCCACAAGGTACAATAA